cccacctccccccacaccctcccacctccccccagaccctcccacctccccccacaccctcccacctccccccacaccctcccacctccccccagatCCTCCACCCagatcctcccacctccccccacaccctctcacccctcccagccccagacgacctcctcccagcccagcccaaggATTTCCACCACCATCGCAATAGTGACTCTTTATACCGCAGCATCACTTTTATAGAACACAGCTTGGTGGTATTTATTCAATTCcgtttttattgttgttttctAGAGCCCTATTTTTGTATGTTGAAACTCTCAGCGTACATGGCTGCCAAAGACAGTTAGCTgtctgacctttcacctgtcttCAATGTTTGAACTCCAGCATTGTACGTACTGTAATACCGTATGTCTGTTTGGATGGAAGGTTTGGATGCATGTATATAcaatatatttaaatgtattttttgcaTGAATCTGAATGGCTACTCTCCATACTGATTTGATACTATGCAGGGAATAAGTTCTAACcacacaggaaaaaaaaaaaaaagctatttGCACATACTCTTTTTCGGGCTGGTTTATTTATACTGAGTTAAGGACTGTAAGCGACAACACCGGAGATAGGCATGACATGTAGAGGATACCTGCGTAGATTTGATGATTTATTTTGTATCCATTCGGAGCCTTCAATTTCATCAGGGCTTAGTCTAAGCCCCATCAGACACCAGCAGGAATACAGGGATTGTATTAACAGTGTCTTCATCTTCCTCGAAAAATCTCCTCAGCACCCGGTTTAGCATGTACACCCCTCCGTTCACAAACACCCTACGCTCGGACGGAAACCCAGTCATGTGGAGGCTTGCTGCAGGAAAGCAGCCATCGAATGATTCGTTCACTGTCCGACCGATCTTTAAAAAGGGCTGAACAAGCGCCCTAAGCAGGGCTGAGCGCACCAGTTCCAGTCCCTCAGAAACAGTCCGTCTCCTGGAGTTTCCCCTCACGTCAGACAGCTGGCCTCCTGCAGTCTGGAACCAACTGGTCCCTGCTTCAGATAGGTGTGTTGATGCAGCCTTGTGCAATATCAAATGTTTGATTATGAGAATCACTACAGTTACCAATGCACTTTTGTTGTCGTTTTTGGGGCCTTTCATTAAATGGTTTTGTTGTACTGGTCAAGCTTGAGGATCAAAGAAATAGTTAAGCCAACTGAAGAAAGTGGCACTGGAATTGGCTTTATCCCCGTGTCTCAATTACAACCCCCATACATATACCTTTCAAGCCAAACATCCATCCCTCGCTACAAAAATAACTCAAAATGTGTACCAAAACCATATTGTAATAAATATTTGTCAATTGACACTGACAAACTTTAATCAAAACGTGTCTGTTTTCAGTGAACAGTTATCAGTGTTTAAGGTGTTTAGATGGCTGTCTTCACTTCTTCGCTCCTTTCTTGGAATATTTGGCCTCCAGGTCAGACAGGAAGCTCTGCTCTCGCAATTTCTGCCTTTGCTGAAAAAAAGGGTCACATGTGTTCAGCATCGCatctaaaaaaaatatttgtcagATTGTGTGATGTAATGCATGTCCATATTATGTGACGATTACCTGTAGCATCATGACCAGACTGTCACCCTCTGCTCTCagtcccatctctctctgcatctcttctgcctcttttctctcttcatcAGCCTGGACAGGAAAGAGTTCAATGTGACAAGGTCTCTGAGGAGCGTAACAGGAAGTGAGCCTGTGACACCCAGCCGACCTTCTGCTTGCGTGCCTGCTTCCTCCTGTCGTCCTCCTGGGTGAAGGCGGGGTGGGAGGGGGCCTCGCCCGCCTGGATGGCGGCGTGGATGATGTCAGCGAACCTGGACTCATCTTCCTGGGAGCAGCACAGCGCCGATGCCAAGATGCCAACCATCTGCCCCTGATGCTGCTTGTACAGCTGCAtcacatcctccctctcctcctctgagccTTTGTACGTCCTCTCAAAGTCCTGGATGTCTTGAACTGTGATCTgtcagaggagggaagggggcagagagagacctgACTGAGAATAGATATTCTGGTGTTACACACGTGACCCTCGCGACCACCTTGGCACTCTGATTAAACACGGCCGTCGAGGAAATGATCTGAATTTCGCTCAGTCTCATTCGCAGAGGGTCATTTACGACTGAGCATGAGCAGTGCACCTTAGGGAACAGCAGTCTCCAGTACTCTTCCCAGCAGCGTTCATGAGTCAACAAATCATCGCCTTCGTCCACCGCTCCCTGCTCGTCATACAGCCGCCTCTGCTCCTTGTCACTCAACACAGCATACAGCTTTCCAAGCACCTGACAGTCAAAGGACAGAAGGCGAATGCTTTGTTGTAAGAGTGTTGAGTTTCCAGTTTCAAATAATACAACCTTACGAATTGTTTTAACAGTATACCTGGAATTTCTCTGTCGCCCCTGGGTCTTCCGGCGCGCGGTCAGGGTGGACTTGTAATGACACCTTGTAGTAACTACGGCGGATCTCTGCATCAGTCGCCTTCTTTGTGATTCCTAGAACTTCGTACAAGCAGGCGGTTTTGAACAGCTCCCGACACTGGTCGAATAGACCCATCTTTTTCAGTTTCAAGACGATATTTGATAGGCTTTGATATTAGTAACTAAGAAATATCAACTGGCTAATATAAACAACAGGAACCGCttttttatttacctctgcattTCGGCGCGCTTATTTTCCTGTCAAAAACACGTCACGGTTTAAGGGCGCTCCTATTGGTGTGTGTTATATGACGTTTTGTACGCATAGTTGgatgaagaaaataaaaatgtaacttTGTACAGGGAGTGCTAGTTCATACGAAATAGTTAATTATAAAATCGTGCCGTGTTAGAATATATTTTCACCAAATGGTTATCCACTGAGAATAAGTAATTAATATTCGATTGAAATTTTTTGTCCTTTGCCTCTATTTTGTTCATAATGCAGCGATAGTGTGTTTAACAGAAATTGTATTATTAGGCCTACTTTCATAATTAGAATGGGTCAAAGTAAGTTCAAGTCCATGTAAATCTATCTAAGGGTTAAAGGTACATTACAATCAATTTGCCAACTGTATTAATTATCCCAGTTTTAAATCGCAGGGCCATTCTGCATACTTTTTTACCCGTAGAAACCGACACATACAAACCATACAAACCAATTAGCCATGCATCTGGGTTAACTGCCATTACTGGCATGTTGATTAATTACTAGAGAGATTATATTTAGTGTGACTTTATTGGTGCACTTAAAGCAGCACAAGAAAACATCGAACACAACAACACGAAATCATTTCGTCTGCTTCATGCGAAAGCAGAACACAAGATTTACACACTGATTCTGCACAATCTGTACAAAATGCGGCACAATACGCAGCACTAAAGATAGACACTTTAAATTCAAGCTCTCCACTGTTTAGTCCAATTACAGTTCCATCTGTT
This DNA window, taken from Osmerus eperlanus chromosome 6, fOsmEpe2.1, whole genome shotgun sequence, encodes the following:
- the LOC134022621 gene encoding dnaJ homolog subfamily C member 9-like, whose product is MGLFDQCRELFKTACLYEVLGITKKATDAEIRRSYYKVSLQVHPDRAPEDPGATEKFQVLGKLYAVLSDKEQRRLYDEQGAVDEGDDLLTHERCWEEYWRLLFPKITVQDIQDFERTYKGSEEEREDVMQLYKQHQGQMVGILASALCCSQEDESRFADIIHAAIQAGEAPSHPAFTQEDDRRKQARKQKADEERKEAEEMQREMGLRAEGDSLVMMLQQRQKLREQSFLSDLEAKYSKKGAKK